In Musa acuminata AAA Group cultivar baxijiao chromosome BXJ2-8, Cavendish_Baxijiao_AAA, whole genome shotgun sequence, one genomic interval encodes:
- the LOC135619796 gene encoding G2/mitotic-specific cyclin S13-7-like isoform X2 — protein MIGREEDMASRRQTVVSEQQRGGAVPVGKQKNVNAADAKSRRALGDIGNLVNIRVAEGKPEPHINRPITRSFGAQLLANAQAPAANKKPVAIPANAAVGRVGTKPVTKATADTKVANEELMQTSASSGSFTKSSRKKVTTLSSVLTARSKVACGLTDKPKELVDDIDEADKEDELAVVDYVEDIYKFYKSAEHYSRPHGYMDSQVEINAKMRAILADWLIEVHHKFELMPETLYLTFHIIDRYLSMETVLRRELQLVGVSAMLIASKYEEIWAPEVNDFICISDRAYTREQILGMEKGILNKLEWNLTVPTAYVFLVRFLKAASSCDKEVEHLTFFFSELALTQYSMLRYCPSMVAASAVYAARCTVKRTPLWTERLVRHTGFSEQELLDCTGILVDSHSLAPESKLKIVYKKYAREQLGAVALHPPATTLLEELKASSSWK, from the exons ATGATCGGAAGGGAGGAAGACATGGCTTCCAGGAGGCAGACCGTGGTCTCTGAGCAGCAGAGAG GTGGAGCTGTGCCTGTGGGTAAGCAGAAGAATGTCAATGCGGCGGATGCAAAGAGCCGCCGAGCGCTGGGAGACATTGGCAATCTGGTCAACATCCGAGTTGCTGAAGG GAAGCCGGAGCCCCATATAAACCGTCCCATCACTAG AAGTTTTGGTGCTCAACTTCTTGCGAATGCACAGGCCCCTGCTGCTAATAAG AAACCTGTAGCTATTCCGGCTAATGCAGCAGTTGGTAGAGTTGGCACAAAACCAGTTACCAAGGCCACTGCTGACACTAAGGTGGCGAATGAAGAATTAATGCAAACATCTGCGAGCAGTGGTTCCTTCACCAAATCCTCGAGAAAGAAAGTTACCACACTTTCATCTGTGCTCACAGCTAGAAGCAAG GTTGCTTGTGGACTCACTGATAAGCCGAAGGAGCTAGTTGATGACATTGATGAAGCCGATAAGGAGGATGAATTGGCCGTCGTGGATTATGTCGAGGATATCTACAAATTCTACAAATCTGCTGAG CACTACAGCAGGCCTCACGGCTACATGGACTCCCAGGTGGAGATCAACGCGAAGATGAGAGCTATTCTTGCCGACTGGTTGATTGAAGTGCACCACAAATTCGAGCTGATGCCTGAGACACTCTACCTGACGTTCCATATAATCGATCGGTACCTCTCCATGGAGACGGTCTTGAGGAGGGAGTTGCAGCTTGTCGGGGTCTCCGCCATGCTCATAGCGAGCAAGTACGAGGAGATATGGGCACCGGAG GTCAACGATTTCATTTGCATATCAGACAGGGCCTATACCAGAGAgcagattcttggaatggagaaaGGTATCCTGAACAAGCTCGAGTGGAACTTGACTGTGCCAACTGCATACGTCTTCCTCGTGAGATTTCTGAAGGCTGCATCATCATGCGACAAAGAG GTGGAGCACCTGACGTTCTTCTTCTCCGAGTTGGCTCTGACGCAGTACTCGATGTTGAGGTACTGCCCATCCATGGTGGCTGCGTCCGCGGTCTATGCGGCCCGGTGCACTGTCAAGAGGACTCCTCTGTGGACCGAAAGGCTTGTGCGCCACACAGGCTTCTCCGAGCAAGAACTGCT ggACTGCACAGGAATTCTGGTTGACTCCCATTCGTTGGCTCCTGAGAGCAAGCTCAAGATTGTGTACAAGAAGTATGCGCGTGAGCAACTTGGAGCGGTGGCGCTGCATCCACCGGCAACAACATTATTGGAGGAGTTGAAAGCTTCTTCTTCATGGAAGTGA
- the LOC135619796 gene encoding G2/mitotic-specific cyclin S13-7-like isoform X1 has translation MIGREEDMASRRQTVVSEQQRGGAVPVGKQKNVNAADAKSRRALGDIGNLVNIRVAEGKPEPHINRPITRSFGAQLLANAQAPAANKQKPVAIPANAAVGRVGTKPVTKATADTKVANEELMQTSASSGSFTKSSRKKVTTLSSVLTARSKVACGLTDKPKELVDDIDEADKEDELAVVDYVEDIYKFYKSAEHYSRPHGYMDSQVEINAKMRAILADWLIEVHHKFELMPETLYLTFHIIDRYLSMETVLRRELQLVGVSAMLIASKYEEIWAPEVNDFICISDRAYTREQILGMEKGILNKLEWNLTVPTAYVFLVRFLKAASSCDKEVEHLTFFFSELALTQYSMLRYCPSMVAASAVYAARCTVKRTPLWTERLVRHTGFSEQELLDCTGILVDSHSLAPESKLKIVYKKYAREQLGAVALHPPATTLLEELKASSSWK, from the exons ATGATCGGAAGGGAGGAAGACATGGCTTCCAGGAGGCAGACCGTGGTCTCTGAGCAGCAGAGAG GTGGAGCTGTGCCTGTGGGTAAGCAGAAGAATGTCAATGCGGCGGATGCAAAGAGCCGCCGAGCGCTGGGAGACATTGGCAATCTGGTCAACATCCGAGTTGCTGAAGG GAAGCCGGAGCCCCATATAAACCGTCCCATCACTAG AAGTTTTGGTGCTCAACTTCTTGCGAATGCACAGGCCCCTGCTGCTAATAAG CAGAAACCTGTAGCTATTCCGGCTAATGCAGCAGTTGGTAGAGTTGGCACAAAACCAGTTACCAAGGCCACTGCTGACACTAAGGTGGCGAATGAAGAATTAATGCAAACATCTGCGAGCAGTGGTTCCTTCACCAAATCCTCGAGAAAGAAAGTTACCACACTTTCATCTGTGCTCACAGCTAGAAGCAAG GTTGCTTGTGGACTCACTGATAAGCCGAAGGAGCTAGTTGATGACATTGATGAAGCCGATAAGGAGGATGAATTGGCCGTCGTGGATTATGTCGAGGATATCTACAAATTCTACAAATCTGCTGAG CACTACAGCAGGCCTCACGGCTACATGGACTCCCAGGTGGAGATCAACGCGAAGATGAGAGCTATTCTTGCCGACTGGTTGATTGAAGTGCACCACAAATTCGAGCTGATGCCTGAGACACTCTACCTGACGTTCCATATAATCGATCGGTACCTCTCCATGGAGACGGTCTTGAGGAGGGAGTTGCAGCTTGTCGGGGTCTCCGCCATGCTCATAGCGAGCAAGTACGAGGAGATATGGGCACCGGAG GTCAACGATTTCATTTGCATATCAGACAGGGCCTATACCAGAGAgcagattcttggaatggagaaaGGTATCCTGAACAAGCTCGAGTGGAACTTGACTGTGCCAACTGCATACGTCTTCCTCGTGAGATTTCTGAAGGCTGCATCATCATGCGACAAAGAG GTGGAGCACCTGACGTTCTTCTTCTCCGAGTTGGCTCTGACGCAGTACTCGATGTTGAGGTACTGCCCATCCATGGTGGCTGCGTCCGCGGTCTATGCGGCCCGGTGCACTGTCAAGAGGACTCCTCTGTGGACCGAAAGGCTTGTGCGCCACACAGGCTTCTCCGAGCAAGAACTGCT ggACTGCACAGGAATTCTGGTTGACTCCCATTCGTTGGCTCCTGAGAGCAAGCTCAAGATTGTGTACAAGAAGTATGCGCGTGAGCAACTTGGAGCGGTGGCGCTGCATCCACCGGCAACAACATTATTGGAGGAGTTGAAAGCTTCTTCTTCATGGAAGTGA
- the LOC135619796 gene encoding G2/mitotic-specific cyclin S13-7-like isoform X3, whose product MIGREEDMASRRQTVVSEQQRGGAVPVGKQKNVNAADAKSRRALGDIGNLVNIRVAEGSFGAQLLANAQAPAANKQKPVAIPANAAVGRVGTKPVTKATADTKVANEELMQTSASSGSFTKSSRKKVTTLSSVLTARSKVACGLTDKPKELVDDIDEADKEDELAVVDYVEDIYKFYKSAEHYSRPHGYMDSQVEINAKMRAILADWLIEVHHKFELMPETLYLTFHIIDRYLSMETVLRRELQLVGVSAMLIASKYEEIWAPEVNDFICISDRAYTREQILGMEKGILNKLEWNLTVPTAYVFLVRFLKAASSCDKEVEHLTFFFSELALTQYSMLRYCPSMVAASAVYAARCTVKRTPLWTERLVRHTGFSEQELLDCTGILVDSHSLAPESKLKIVYKKYAREQLGAVALHPPATTLLEELKASSSWK is encoded by the exons ATGATCGGAAGGGAGGAAGACATGGCTTCCAGGAGGCAGACCGTGGTCTCTGAGCAGCAGAGAG GTGGAGCTGTGCCTGTGGGTAAGCAGAAGAATGTCAATGCGGCGGATGCAAAGAGCCGCCGAGCGCTGGGAGACATTGGCAATCTGGTCAACATCCGAGTTGCTGAAGG AAGTTTTGGTGCTCAACTTCTTGCGAATGCACAGGCCCCTGCTGCTAATAAG CAGAAACCTGTAGCTATTCCGGCTAATGCAGCAGTTGGTAGAGTTGGCACAAAACCAGTTACCAAGGCCACTGCTGACACTAAGGTGGCGAATGAAGAATTAATGCAAACATCTGCGAGCAGTGGTTCCTTCACCAAATCCTCGAGAAAGAAAGTTACCACACTTTCATCTGTGCTCACAGCTAGAAGCAAG GTTGCTTGTGGACTCACTGATAAGCCGAAGGAGCTAGTTGATGACATTGATGAAGCCGATAAGGAGGATGAATTGGCCGTCGTGGATTATGTCGAGGATATCTACAAATTCTACAAATCTGCTGAG CACTACAGCAGGCCTCACGGCTACATGGACTCCCAGGTGGAGATCAACGCGAAGATGAGAGCTATTCTTGCCGACTGGTTGATTGAAGTGCACCACAAATTCGAGCTGATGCCTGAGACACTCTACCTGACGTTCCATATAATCGATCGGTACCTCTCCATGGAGACGGTCTTGAGGAGGGAGTTGCAGCTTGTCGGGGTCTCCGCCATGCTCATAGCGAGCAAGTACGAGGAGATATGGGCACCGGAG GTCAACGATTTCATTTGCATATCAGACAGGGCCTATACCAGAGAgcagattcttggaatggagaaaGGTATCCTGAACAAGCTCGAGTGGAACTTGACTGTGCCAACTGCATACGTCTTCCTCGTGAGATTTCTGAAGGCTGCATCATCATGCGACAAAGAG GTGGAGCACCTGACGTTCTTCTTCTCCGAGTTGGCTCTGACGCAGTACTCGATGTTGAGGTACTGCCCATCCATGGTGGCTGCGTCCGCGGTCTATGCGGCCCGGTGCACTGTCAAGAGGACTCCTCTGTGGACCGAAAGGCTTGTGCGCCACACAGGCTTCTCCGAGCAAGAACTGCT ggACTGCACAGGAATTCTGGTTGACTCCCATTCGTTGGCTCCTGAGAGCAAGCTCAAGATTGTGTACAAGAAGTATGCGCGTGAGCAACTTGGAGCGGTGGCGCTGCATCCACCGGCAACAACATTATTGGAGGAGTTGAAAGCTTCTTCTTCATGGAAGTGA
- the LOC135619796 gene encoding G2/mitotic-specific cyclin S13-7-like isoform X4: protein MIGREEDMASRRQTVVSEQQRGGAVPVGKQKNVNAADAKSRRALGDIGNLVNIRVAEGSFGAQLLANAQAPAANKKPVAIPANAAVGRVGTKPVTKATADTKVANEELMQTSASSGSFTKSSRKKVTTLSSVLTARSKVACGLTDKPKELVDDIDEADKEDELAVVDYVEDIYKFYKSAEHYSRPHGYMDSQVEINAKMRAILADWLIEVHHKFELMPETLYLTFHIIDRYLSMETVLRRELQLVGVSAMLIASKYEEIWAPEVNDFICISDRAYTREQILGMEKGILNKLEWNLTVPTAYVFLVRFLKAASSCDKEVEHLTFFFSELALTQYSMLRYCPSMVAASAVYAARCTVKRTPLWTERLVRHTGFSEQELLDCTGILVDSHSLAPESKLKIVYKKYAREQLGAVALHPPATTLLEELKASSSWK from the exons ATGATCGGAAGGGAGGAAGACATGGCTTCCAGGAGGCAGACCGTGGTCTCTGAGCAGCAGAGAG GTGGAGCTGTGCCTGTGGGTAAGCAGAAGAATGTCAATGCGGCGGATGCAAAGAGCCGCCGAGCGCTGGGAGACATTGGCAATCTGGTCAACATCCGAGTTGCTGAAGG AAGTTTTGGTGCTCAACTTCTTGCGAATGCACAGGCCCCTGCTGCTAATAAG AAACCTGTAGCTATTCCGGCTAATGCAGCAGTTGGTAGAGTTGGCACAAAACCAGTTACCAAGGCCACTGCTGACACTAAGGTGGCGAATGAAGAATTAATGCAAACATCTGCGAGCAGTGGTTCCTTCACCAAATCCTCGAGAAAGAAAGTTACCACACTTTCATCTGTGCTCACAGCTAGAAGCAAG GTTGCTTGTGGACTCACTGATAAGCCGAAGGAGCTAGTTGATGACATTGATGAAGCCGATAAGGAGGATGAATTGGCCGTCGTGGATTATGTCGAGGATATCTACAAATTCTACAAATCTGCTGAG CACTACAGCAGGCCTCACGGCTACATGGACTCCCAGGTGGAGATCAACGCGAAGATGAGAGCTATTCTTGCCGACTGGTTGATTGAAGTGCACCACAAATTCGAGCTGATGCCTGAGACACTCTACCTGACGTTCCATATAATCGATCGGTACCTCTCCATGGAGACGGTCTTGAGGAGGGAGTTGCAGCTTGTCGGGGTCTCCGCCATGCTCATAGCGAGCAAGTACGAGGAGATATGGGCACCGGAG GTCAACGATTTCATTTGCATATCAGACAGGGCCTATACCAGAGAgcagattcttggaatggagaaaGGTATCCTGAACAAGCTCGAGTGGAACTTGACTGTGCCAACTGCATACGTCTTCCTCGTGAGATTTCTGAAGGCTGCATCATCATGCGACAAAGAG GTGGAGCACCTGACGTTCTTCTTCTCCGAGTTGGCTCTGACGCAGTACTCGATGTTGAGGTACTGCCCATCCATGGTGGCTGCGTCCGCGGTCTATGCGGCCCGGTGCACTGTCAAGAGGACTCCTCTGTGGACCGAAAGGCTTGTGCGCCACACAGGCTTCTCCGAGCAAGAACTGCT ggACTGCACAGGAATTCTGGTTGACTCCCATTCGTTGGCTCCTGAGAGCAAGCTCAAGATTGTGTACAAGAAGTATGCGCGTGAGCAACTTGGAGCGGTGGCGCTGCATCCACCGGCAACAACATTATTGGAGGAGTTGAAAGCTTCTTCTTCATGGAAGTGA
- the LOC103995157 gene encoding transcription factor bHLH106, which yields MYPTLSASRGGRDQAAMSNGLPAYFVSSFYPHMEMEMEMEMSGDAIDATPMDRALAATRNHREAERRRRERIKSHLDRLRSILACDPKTDKASLLAKVVERMKDLKQRTEEIADTQFFPTETDEIVVLPSSAPISGQRSTFEASLCCEDRSDLLPELIETLRSLHLKTLRAEIATLGGRVRNVLILAKDEEAYEDADDDDDDDDDGASGGAFLRDALKALVDRSLPAERCKRRRLVDRNPS from the exons ATGTACCCAACGCTGTCGGCGAGCCGAGGAGGGAGAGATCAGGCGGCGATGTCGAACGGTTTGCCTGCATACTTTGTGTCCTCGTTTTACCCTcacatggagatggagatggagatggagatgagcGGTGACGCCATCGACGCCACGCCCATGGATCGAGCACTGGCCGCGACCAGGAACCACAGGGAGGCCGAGAGGCGACGAAGGGAGAGGATCAAGTCCCACCTCGACCGTCTCCGATCTATTCTTGCCTGTGACCCGAAG ACAGATAAAGCATCACTGTTGGCGAAGGTCGTCGAGCGCATGAAAGATCTGAAGCAACGAACCGAAGAGATCGCTGACACGCAGTTCTTCCCCACCGAAACCGACGAGATCGTTGTGCTCCCGTCCTCCGCCCCCATCAGCGGCCAGAGATCGACGTTCGAGGCTTCCTTGTGCTGCGAGGACAGGTCGGATCTCCTGCCAGAGCTGATCGAGACCCTGCGGTCGCTCCACCTCAAGACTCTGCGGGCTGAGATCGCGACGCTGGGCGGGCGGGTGCGCAACGTCCTCATCCTCGCCAAGGACGAAGAGGCGTACGAGGAcgcagacgacgacgacgacgacgacgacgacggagcCTCCGGCGGTGCCTTCCTGAGGGACGCTCTCAAGGCTCTCGTGGACCGGTCGCTCCCCGCCGAGCGTTGCAAAAGGCGGCGGCTCGTCGACCGGAATCCGTCCTAA
- the LOC135619797 gene encoding cytochrome f-like, whose translation MQNKNTFSWVKEEMTRSISVSIMIYIITRASISNAYPIFAQQGYENPREATGRIVCANCHLANKLVDIEVPQAVLPDTVFEAVVRIPYDKQLKQVLANGKKGTLNMGVVLILPDGFELAPLDRISPELKEKIGNLSFQSYRPNKRNIIVIGPVPGQKYSEIVFPILSPDPATKKDVHFLKYPIYVGGNRGRGQIYPDGSKSNNTVYNATSAGIVSRIVRKEKGGYEITIVDASDGHQVVDIIPPGPELLVSEGESIKLDQPLTSNPNVGGFGQGDAEIVLQDPLRVQGLLFFLASVILAQVFFVLKKKQFEKVQLYEMNF comes from the coding sequence atgcaaaataaaaatactttttcttgggtAAAGGAAGAGATGACTCGATCCATTTCTGTATCGATCATGATATATATAATAACTCGGGCATCTATTTCAAATGCATATCCCATTTTTGCGCAGCAGGGTTATGAAAACCCGCGAGAAGCAACGGGACGAATTGTATGTGCCAATTGCCATTTAGCTAATAAACTCGTGGATATTGAAGTTCCGCAAGCTGTGCTTCCTGATACTGTATTTGAAGCAGTTGTTCGAATCCCTTATGATAAGCAACTGAAACAAGTTCTTGCTAATGGTAAAAAGGGGACTTTGAATATGGGGGTTGTTCTCATTTTACCCGACGGATTCGAATTAGCCCCCCTTGATCGTATTTCTCCTGAGTTGAAAGAAAAGATAGGAAATCTGTCTTTTCAGAGTTATCGTcccaataaaagaaatattattgtgATAGGTCCTGTTCCCGGTCAGAAATATAGTGAAATCGTCTTTCCCATTCTTTCCCCCGACCCTGCTACGAAGAAAGACGTTCACTTCTTAAAATATCCCATATACGTAGGTGGGAACAGAGGAAGGGGTCAGATTTATCCTGATGGTAGCAAAAGTAACAATACAGTCTATAATGCTACATCAGCAGGTATAGTAAGCAGAATAGTACGTAAAGAAAAAGGGGGATATGAAATAACCATAGTTGATGCATCGGATGGACATCAAGTGGTTGATATTATACCTCCAGGACCAGAACTTCTTGTTTCAGAGGGTGAATCCATCAAGCTTGATCAACCATTAACAAGCAATCCCAATGTGGGAGGCTTTGGTCAGGGAGATGCAGAAATAGTGCTTCAAGACCCATTACGGGTCCAaggtcttttgttcttcttggcatctgttattttggcacaagttttttttgttcttaaaaagaaacagtttgaaaaggttcaattgtacgaaatgaatttctag
- the LOC103995156 gene encoding uncharacterized protein LOC103995156 isoform X1, which produces MGFDNIPKLSVMGRIQHCSSSACRHRVDEMETSNCLTKGRMCSSLNSCTEEYGWRRQPRDIFSRDLLIWNTLHTDKSQFILTSVCDSQHLHDPQYKSSCNDMEIGGVASKFFGFMPKFVKIVEVGPRDGLQNEKLTIPAAIKVQLIQKLVSSGLSVIEATSFVSPKWVPQLADAKDVMQAIHVVHGVKFPVLTPNLKGFEAAIASGAKEVVIFASASESFSKSNINCTIEESLTRYHEVVVAAKGLAIPVRGYVSCAMGCPVEGTVPPEKVAYVAKKLYDMGCSEISLGDTIGVGTPGTVIPMLKTVMSLIPEDKLAVHFHDTYGQALSNILVALQMGISVVDSSVAGLGGCPYAKGASGNVATEDVVYMLNGLGIKTNVDLGKLMAAGDFICKHLGRRSGSKSATALSRVTADASKI; this is translated from the exons ATGGGTTTTGACAACATACCAAAATTGAGTGTTATGGGTAGGATTCAACATTGCAGTTCCAGTGCTTGCAGGCACAGGGTTGATGAAATGGAGACGAGCAATTGCTTAACCAAAGGAAGAATGTGCAGTTCATTGAACAGCTGCAC TGAAGAATATGGTTGGAGAAGACAGCCAAGGGATATATTTTCCAGAGATCTGTTAATCTGGAATACGCTACACACTGATAAGAGCCAGTTTATACTCACCAGTGTTTGTGATTCACAGCATCTACATGATCCTCAATATAAGTCCTCTTGCAATGACATGGAAATAGGAGGTGTTGCAAGCAAG TTCTTTGGATTTATGCCAAAATTTGTGAAGATAGTAGAAGTTGGACCTAGAGATGGTTTACAAAATGAAAAGCTCACTATACCTGCAGCTATAAAGGTTCAATTGATACAGAAGTTGGTTTCCTCTGGATTATCTGTTATCGAGGCCACAAGTTTTGTCTCTCCAAAATGGGTACCACAG ctAGCAGATGCAAAGGATGTCATGCAAGCCATTCATGTTGTGCATGGTGTCAAGTTTCctgtcttaactccaaatctcaaA GGTTTTGAAGCAGCTATTGCATCTGGCGCCAAGGAAGTTGTCATATTTGCATCAGCTTCTGAGTCCTTTTCTAAGTCGAACATCAATTGCACCATTGAAGAGAGCCTTACTCGTTATCATGAAGTTGTTGTTGCTGCAAAAGGACTCGCAATACCTGTTCGTGG GTATGTGTCTTGTGCCATGGGGTGTCCTGTAGAAGGAACAGTGCCTCCAGAAAAGGTGGCATATGTGGCTAAAAAGCTTTATGACATGGGCTGTTCTGAAATCTCACTTGGTGATACCATCGGAGTCGGTACTCCAG GGACTGTGATTCCGATGCTCAAAACTGTAATGTCTCTCATTCCAGAAGACAAGCTTGCAGTCCATTTTCATGATACTTATGGCCAAGCGCTCTCAAACATTTTGGTCGCTCTACAA ATGGGGATCAGTGTAGTCGACTCATCTGTGGCTGGCCTGGGTGGATGCCCCTACGCCAAGGGAGCTTCAGGGAACGTGGCTACCGAAGACGTAGTATACATGCTTAATGGCCTCGGCATCAAAACCAATGTGGATTTGGGCAAGCTCATGGCTGCTGGGGACTTCATCTGCAAGCATTTGGGACGTCGGTCCGGATCAAAATCTGCCACTGCATTGAGCAGAGTCACTGCAGATGCCTCCAAGATCTAA
- the LOC103995156 gene encoding uncharacterized protein LOC103995156 isoform X2 gives METSNCLTKGRMCSSLNSCTEEYGWRRQPRDIFSRDLLIWNTLHTDKSQFILTSVCDSQHLHDPQYKSSCNDMEIGGVASKFFGFMPKFVKIVEVGPRDGLQNEKLTIPAAIKVQLIQKLVSSGLSVIEATSFVSPKWVPQLADAKDVMQAIHVVHGVKFPVLTPNLKGFEAAIASGAKEVVIFASASESFSKSNINCTIEESLTRYHEVVVAAKGLAIPVRGYVSCAMGCPVEGTVPPEKVAYVAKKLYDMGCSEISLGDTIGVGTPGTVIPMLKTVMSLIPEDKLAVHFHDTYGQALSNILVALQMGISVVDSSVAGLGGCPYAKGASGNVATEDVVYMLNGLGIKTNVDLGKLMAAGDFICKHLGRRSGSKSATALSRVTADASKI, from the exons ATGGAGACGAGCAATTGCTTAACCAAAGGAAGAATGTGCAGTTCATTGAACAGCTGCAC TGAAGAATATGGTTGGAGAAGACAGCCAAGGGATATATTTTCCAGAGATCTGTTAATCTGGAATACGCTACACACTGATAAGAGCCAGTTTATACTCACCAGTGTTTGTGATTCACAGCATCTACATGATCCTCAATATAAGTCCTCTTGCAATGACATGGAAATAGGAGGTGTTGCAAGCAAG TTCTTTGGATTTATGCCAAAATTTGTGAAGATAGTAGAAGTTGGACCTAGAGATGGTTTACAAAATGAAAAGCTCACTATACCTGCAGCTATAAAGGTTCAATTGATACAGAAGTTGGTTTCCTCTGGATTATCTGTTATCGAGGCCACAAGTTTTGTCTCTCCAAAATGGGTACCACAG ctAGCAGATGCAAAGGATGTCATGCAAGCCATTCATGTTGTGCATGGTGTCAAGTTTCctgtcttaactccaaatctcaaA GGTTTTGAAGCAGCTATTGCATCTGGCGCCAAGGAAGTTGTCATATTTGCATCAGCTTCTGAGTCCTTTTCTAAGTCGAACATCAATTGCACCATTGAAGAGAGCCTTACTCGTTATCATGAAGTTGTTGTTGCTGCAAAAGGACTCGCAATACCTGTTCGTGG GTATGTGTCTTGTGCCATGGGGTGTCCTGTAGAAGGAACAGTGCCTCCAGAAAAGGTGGCATATGTGGCTAAAAAGCTTTATGACATGGGCTGTTCTGAAATCTCACTTGGTGATACCATCGGAGTCGGTACTCCAG GGACTGTGATTCCGATGCTCAAAACTGTAATGTCTCTCATTCCAGAAGACAAGCTTGCAGTCCATTTTCATGATACTTATGGCCAAGCGCTCTCAAACATTTTGGTCGCTCTACAA ATGGGGATCAGTGTAGTCGACTCATCTGTGGCTGGCCTGGGTGGATGCCCCTACGCCAAGGGAGCTTCAGGGAACGTGGCTACCGAAGACGTAGTATACATGCTTAATGGCCTCGGCATCAAAACCAATGTGGATTTGGGCAAGCTCATGGCTGCTGGGGACTTCATCTGCAAGCATTTGGGACGTCGGTCCGGATCAAAATCTGCCACTGCATTGAGCAGAGTCACTGCAGATGCCTCCAAGATCTAA